From a single Bacillus pseudomycoides DSM 12442 genomic region:
- a CDS encoding MFS transporter, with the protein MDKYTLANHNISILFWVHFFGTISFLQAVMTLFYVERGLTPSNIFIVLMCWSGAVLIGEVPAGIFADRFSLKLSFITGACIKIISISILFFADNIWLFCLYSLLNGLSVTFFSGADEALIYESLKETNEQHLMDKAMGKIQSASFISMLIAVIFGSYFAKDLKEEQFFILITLGLLFHFVELILLLFIKNPAVEFEYNESAYSQVIEGIQVIRRAPQLLIMFLNISLVFIPASAVFDNYDQLLLKNAGVPVFAIGILYAVAAIGGYFASISIGWLTRKFSRIFLLNLSGALAVCGLLLAACFGNTLWSVLGAFIILRFVRAIRYPIYSQLSNDIIPSHVRATTISLLSVLDSVLDLIIFGTLSILAVYGLPVMFMGCTIIALIGTCLPIKGIREVPKNIES; encoded by the coding sequence TTGGATAAGTATACGCTGGCAAATCATAATATTTCTATTTTATTTTGGGTACATTTTTTTGGAACAATTAGCTTTTTACAAGCAGTTATGACGTTGTTTTATGTGGAAAGAGGATTAACTCCTTCAAATATTTTTATTGTATTGATGTGCTGGAGTGGAGCGGTTTTAATTGGAGAAGTACCAGCAGGCATTTTTGCAGATCGTTTCAGTTTAAAACTCTCTTTTATAACAGGCGCTTGCATAAAAATTATAAGTATCTCTATTTTGTTCTTTGCTGATAACATATGGCTATTTTGTTTATATAGCTTATTGAATGGTTTATCAGTCACATTTTTTTCGGGTGCTGATGAAGCCTTAATATACGAATCTTTAAAAGAAACGAATGAACAACATCTTATGGATAAAGCGATGGGAAAAATTCAATCCGCTAGCTTTATTTCAATGTTGATTGCTGTTATTTTCGGATCTTATTTTGCGAAAGATTTGAAGGAAGAGCAATTCTTTATTTTAATTACACTCGGACTTCTTTTTCATTTCGTAGAATTAATTTTACTTTTATTTATAAAAAATCCGGCGGTGGAATTTGAATATAATGAGTCAGCTTATTCACAAGTAATCGAAGGAATACAAGTTATCCGAAGAGCACCTCAATTACTTATTATGTTCTTAAATATATCGCTTGTATTTATTCCAGCGAGTGCAGTTTTTGACAACTATGATCAATTACTTTTGAAAAATGCAGGCGTGCCCGTATTTGCAATTGGCATATTATATGCAGTCGCTGCAATAGGCGGATATTTTGCATCCATTTCTATAGGGTGGTTAACCCGAAAATTCTCTCGTATATTTTTATTAAATCTTTCAGGTGCATTAGCTGTCTGTGGATTACTATTAGCAGCGTGCTTTGGAAATACGTTGTGGAGCGTTTTAGGAGCATTTATTATATTACGATTTGTAAGAGCAATAAGATATCCGATTTATTCACAGCTGAGTAATGATATAATTCCATCACATGTACGTGCAACAACAATTTCATTGTTATCAGTACTAGATTCTGTACTGGATTTAATTATTTTTGGTACGTTATCTATACTTGCTGTATA
- a CDS encoding YrrS family protein, which yields MGNEGRFQEKQQARRQRSVVNIGLSLVLLTVSMVSYQLFFTDHTKGKEHPEEKKVAQLASKEAKNNKLEERKTKQSEADSSKEQANKESEKQKLIEQQNQEKESSKVQEKEKEKQNNENLVKKQEEQKDNKIEEQKANVETINKNQSDRDANQTEQNKQWNPVGTEQGAKPAMQFKEGTTDWNEMKKAISYAVEVPESQLIYDFIGNNGTNKAYGNVRDKQSNKKYKVYIDWIENKGWKPVSVQAVK from the coding sequence ATGGGAAATGAAGGTAGATTTCAAGAAAAGCAACAAGCCCGTCGACAACGCAGTGTTGTTAATATTGGATTAAGTTTAGTATTATTGACAGTCAGCATGGTATCTTATCAGTTATTTTTTACTGATCATACAAAAGGAAAAGAACATCCAGAAGAAAAGAAAGTAGCCCAATTAGCATCTAAAGAGGCGAAAAACAATAAATTAGAGGAACGAAAAACAAAACAATCAGAAGCAGACTCATCAAAGGAACAAGCAAACAAAGAAAGTGAAAAACAAAAATTAATAGAACAGCAAAATCAAGAGAAAGAAAGCTCAAAAGTACAGGAAAAAGAAAAAGAAAAACAGAACAATGAAAATCTAGTAAAAAAACAAGAAGAACAAAAGGATAATAAAATTGAAGAACAGAAGGCTAATGTAGAAACAATAAATAAAAATCAATCAGATAGAGATGCAAATCAAACAGAACAAAATAAGCAATGGAATCCAGTTGGTACAGAGCAAGGGGCAAAACCTGCCATGCAATTTAAAGAGGGAACGACAGATTGGAATGAGATGAAAAAAGCAATTTCCTACGCTGTTGAGGTTCCTGAATCACAACTCATTTATGATTTTATTGGAAATAACGGAACGAATAAGGCCTATGGTAATGTGCGAGATAAGCAAAGCAATAAAAAATATAAAGTGTATATTGATTGGATTGAAAATAAAGGCTGGAAACCAGTATCTGTTCAAGCTGTGAAATAA
- a CDS encoding GNAT family N-acetyltransferase, producing MNILETERLTLRLQTTDDAAFILELLNDPSWLQFIGDRGVRTLEDARIYILNGPIRMYEQFGFCLFLVERKEDHVPIGICGLVKRDSLEDVDIGFAFLPKYWAKGYAYEAASAVMAYGKDKLGLNRIVGITTPDNHASAKLLEKVGLRFERSMQLANDSEELNLFAFDKRKETT from the coding sequence TTGAATATTCTCGAAACAGAGCGTCTTACTCTTCGCCTACAAACAACCGACGATGCAGCGTTTATCCTCGAGCTTTTGAATGACCCCTCTTGGTTACAATTTATAGGAGATCGCGGTGTGAGAACGTTAGAAGATGCAAGGATCTATATTTTGAATGGACCGATTCGCATGTATGAGCAATTTGGTTTCTGTCTTTTTTTAGTAGAACGGAAGGAGGATCATGTTCCGATTGGAATTTGTGGTCTAGTAAAAAGAGATTCCTTGGAAGATGTAGATATTGGATTTGCCTTTCTCCCAAAGTATTGGGCTAAAGGATACGCCTATGAAGCAGCTTCTGCGGTGATGGCATATGGAAAAGATAAATTGGGGCTAAATCGTATTGTGGGGATTACTACTCCAGATAATCACGCTTCAGCCAAACTTCTTGAAAAAGTAGGGTTGCGGTTTGAACGATCGATGCAGCTGGCCAATGATTCTGAAGAACTTAACCTGTTTGCATTTGATAAACGAAAAGAAACCACATAA
- a CDS encoding nucleoside hydrolase, giving the protein MLKKVLLFTDLGIDDAFAILYTFFRKDIQILGIVADYGNVSRENAIRNINYLKYIAGKKEILVFLGASVPLTGILVQYFPEVHGKVGLGPIIPPEISYPVYPLNDIYQIINSNLDDLTIINLGRLSSLATTFVLNLETMRNVREYICMGGAFFYPGNVTAVAEANFYADPYAANLILQHAKNLTIIPLNVTQHAVVTPEMVQQIDAFHQDTQDIAGLIIKPMLDYYYNFYSKSNPGIGGSPMHDFVTVWYLLNQEAVGLSRVPIKVIPDQGEGFGQSIADFRFVTNPGYKTHNVAFQFDYEKFKNDIMETFLRRRL; this is encoded by the coding sequence ATGCTAAAAAAGGTTCTCCTGTTTACAGATTTGGGAATTGACGATGCATTTGCCATCCTGTACACCTTTTTTCGTAAAGATATTCAAATTTTAGGGATTGTAGCCGATTATGGAAATGTATCAAGAGAGAATGCCATAAGAAATATTAACTATTTGAAGTACATTGCGGGAAAAAAAGAGATACTTGTATTCCTTGGTGCTTCTGTACCGTTAACGGGTATATTGGTTCAGTATTTTCCTGAGGTACATGGAAAAGTCGGATTAGGACCTATCATTCCACCTGAAATTTCTTATCCAGTTTATCCCTTAAATGATATTTACCAAATTATAAATTCAAATTTAGATGATCTTACAATTATCAATTTGGGAAGACTTTCTTCGTTAGCTACGACCTTTGTTTTAAATTTAGAAACAATGCGGAATGTGAGAGAATACATTTGCATGGGCGGAGCTTTTTTTTATCCAGGAAACGTGACTGCGGTGGCTGAAGCTAACTTTTATGCGGATCCTTATGCAGCAAACTTAATTCTGCAGCATGCGAAGAACTTGACAATTATTCCGTTAAATGTAACTCAACATGCGGTTGTTACACCCGAAATGGTCCAACAAATCGATGCATTTCATCAGGATACACAGGATATTGCAGGACTCATCATTAAGCCTATGTTAGACTACTATTATAATTTCTACTCCAAGTCGAATCCCGGTATAGGAGGAAGCCCTATGCATGATTTTGTAACAGTGTGGTATTTGCTGAATCAAGAGGCTGTTGGTCTTTCAAGAGTACCCATCAAAGTAATTCCCGATCAAGGGGAAGGATTCGGTCAAAGTATTGCAGACTTTCGTTTTGTGACTAATCCAGGTTATAAAACGCATAATGTGGCTTTTCAGTTTGATTATGAAAAATTCAAGAATGATATTATGGAAACGTTCCTAAGGAGAAGGCTGTAG
- a CDS encoding DUF3189 family protein has product MIFIYTDFGGTHTTSLAAAYHLNKLPTDRRLTKEEILNVDYFNKLKTSDMGKIIFHGRDEGGNPVYTVGHGTSKVVVPSMKNLAEILQHQYQNNEKIIFSNTSPTVPLPMTFGGLFSRRLHIDFIGVPLLVWGAKLCCDNIQRLVDYTKEAGRMTNDYVVILENETFK; this is encoded by the coding sequence ATGATTTTTATTTATACAGATTTTGGCGGAACACATACAACTTCACTTGCAGCAGCATATCATTTAAACAAACTCCCCACTGATCGAAGACTGACAAAAGAAGAAATTTTAAATGTGGACTATTTTAATAAGCTTAAAACGTCTGATATGGGAAAAATAATTTTTCATGGAAGGGACGAAGGAGGAAATCCGGTTTATACAGTAGGACACGGGACATCAAAAGTAGTTGTTCCATCCATGAAAAATTTAGCGGAAATTCTTCAACATCAGTATCAAAACAATGAAAAAATCATTTTTTCAAATACTTCACCAACAGTTCCACTTCCTATGACGTTTGGAGGATTGTTTTCAAGAAGATTACATATTGATTTTATTGGTGTTCCCTTACTCGTATGGGGAGCAAAACTGTGTTGTGATAATATACAACGACTTGTTGATTATACAAAAGAAGCGGGTAGAATGACTAATGATTATGTTGTTATTTTAGAGAATGAAACTTTCAAATAA